One stretch of Nicotiana tabacum cultivar K326 chromosome 18, ASM71507v2, whole genome shotgun sequence DNA includes these proteins:
- the LOC107774146 gene encoding uncharacterized protein LOC107774146 isoform X5 yields MSLFSAPSSSPSFSSSNLFENRAFGATSSAVFAQPIGSSVSFGGTTASSATNSATAFQTQDKSLGSSSTLPTFGKKYEGNGVSNESLLWSRDASVSAPAFGVTSNSHFGMSSTPTFGSCSFDKPAVSTSGISGFGGLLVPRPFNESTVEHFGTSSTPRFGSYSFGQPAVSMSASNPLFSSSNMFGSTPEIGQTRPLFGDRAFGETSSASSVFAQPIGSAVSFNGTTTFNAANNATAFQTQDRSLGSSTLSTFGKKYEGNGVANKPLLWSRDASVSAPAFGVASNSHFGMSSTSAFGSYSFVQPAVSTSGISGFGGLVIPRPFDQPAAFVSGKESTAPLLKSFSFGKAAFGFNQKGSRIASYIATPEKDSTRPGETIQSICGMHTYKDKSQEELRFEDYQLGTSGFGVIDNSRTFQSPVFNQSTFDHPNPFAVEREPSSGRCPNPFAVKREPSYCHPPNPFVVKREPFDFHPPNPFGVKREPSYCHCPNPFVVEREPFDFHPPNPFAVKREPSYCHCSNPFAMERETFDFHPPNPFAVKREPSYCHCPNQFAMKREPSYCHCPNPFVMKRAEFDSLSKEKSITTPTGTGTRVASYAATREVEGQYLNFLSISAMPMYSNKSHEELRLEDYESANKGAASISQSKPLESSSGSTASNVSFSPWIHLSPFAAPLKPDSSSPITSALSSAPILTTGAAPQSTLCSNCLNKFQSSCQLQPTSPRLCDVSIGLENLTTSSQLSTGYPLGPSQKPLFVGPLHPGMTPNVGETLPTAISSHPATVESAAEEAMDSKHDDKDVDAIMPKLQRSDYYTVPPIQELISKEKEEPGFCSHVTDFVVGRHGYGSIKFLGETDVRKLDLDSAVHFNCREVIIYMDESKKPPVGQGLNKSAEITLLNVRCINKSNGKEYTDGPMINKYRDMLIKKAGVHGAEFVSYDPVKGEWAFEVSHF; encoded by the exons ATGTCGTTGTTTTCCGCCCCAT CTTCAAGTCCGTCATTTAGTAGTAGCAATCTGTTTGAAAATAGAGCATTTGGAGCAACCTCATCAGCAGTATTTGCTCAACCTATTGGAAGTTCAGTGTCTTTTGGCG GAACCACAGCCTCTAGTGCAACAAATAGTGCTACAGCTTTTCAAACACAAGACAAATCTCTGGGCTCGTCGTCCACTTTACCAACATTTGGAAAGAAATATGAAGGTAATGGTGTGTCCAATGAATCTTTGTTGTGGTCCAGGGATGCCAGTGTTTCAGCTCCGGCATTTGGTGTTACAAGCAACTCACACTTTGGCATGTCAAGCACTCCCACATTTGGTTCCTGCTCCTTTGACAAGCCAGCAGTATCCACGTCAG GCATATCTGGATTTGGTGGCCTCCTCGTACCAAGGCCTTTTAACGAATCAACAGTCGAGCACTTTGGTACGTCAAGCACTCCAAGATTTGGTTCCTACTCCTTTGGCCAGCCAGCAGTATCCATGTCAG CTTCAAATCCGTTATTTAGCAGCAGCAATATGTTTGGTTCTACACCCGAAATTGGACAGACTAGACCACTGTTTGGAGATAGAGCATTTGGAGAAACCTCATCAGCATCATCCGTATTTGCTCAACCTATTGGAAGTGCAGTGTCTTTCAATG GAACCACAACATTTAATGCAGCAAACAATGCTACAGCTTTTCAAACGCAAGACAGATCTCTTGGCTCGTCCACTTTATCAACATTTGGAAAGAAATATGAAGGTAATGGTGTGGCCAATAAACCTCTGTTGTGGTCCAGGGATGCCAGTGTTTCAGCTCCTGCATTTGGTGTTGCAAGCAACTCACACTTTGGCATGTCAAGCACTTCCGCATTTGGTTCCTACTCCTTCGTCCAGCCAGCAGTATCCACATCAG GCATATCTGGATTTGGTGGCCTCGTCATACCAAGGCCTTTTGACCAGCCAGCAGCATTTGTCTCAG GTAAAGAAAGTACAGCACCATTGCTCAAGAGCTTTAGTTTTGGAAAGGCAGCATTTGGTTTCAATCAGAAAGGAAGTAGAATAGCATCATACATCGCAACTCCAGAGAAAGATAGCACAAGACCAGGTGAAACAATTCAGTCCATTTGTGGCATGCACACTTATAAAGATAAAAGCCAGGAGGAGTTGCGGTTTGAGGACTATCAGTTAG GCACATCTGGATTTGGTGTCATTGACAACTCAAGGACTTTTCAATCACCAGTATTTAACCAATCAACTTTTGATCATCCAAATCCATTTGCCGTGGAAAGAGAACCTTCTTCTGGCCGTTGTCCAAATCCATTTGCCGTGAAAAGAGAACCTTCTTATTGTCATCCTCCAAATCCATTTGTCGTGAAAAGAGAACCTTTTGATTTTCATCCTCCAAATCCATTTGGCGTGAAAAGAGAACCTTCTTATTGTCATTGTCCAAATCCATTTGTCGTGGAAAGAGAACCTTTTGATTTTCATCCTCCCAATCCATTTGCTGTGAAAAGAGAACCTTCTTATTGTCATTGTTCAAATCCATTTGCCATGGAAAGAGAAACTTTTGATTTTCATCCTCCAAATCCATTTGCCGTGAAAAGAGAACCTTCTTATTGTCACTGTCCAAATCAATTTGCCATGAAAAGAGAACCTTCTTATTGTCACTGTCCTAATCCATTTGTCATGAAAAGAGCAGAGTTTGATTCTCTATCAAAAGAGAAGTCTATCACCACTCCAACTGGCACTGGAACTAGAGTGGCATCTTATGCTGCAACTAGAGAAGTGGAAGGACAATATTTAAACTTTTTGTCAATCTCTGCTATGCCAATGTATTCTAATAAAAGCCACGAGGAGTTGAGGTTAGAGGACTATGAATCTGCAAACAAAG GGGCTGCATCAATTTCACAAAGTAAACCATTGGAGTCTTCATCAGGATCTACTGCCTCAAATGTATCTTTTTCTCCATGGATCCATTTAAGTCCATTTGCTGCACCTTTGAAACCAGATTCTAGCTCTCCGATTACCTCTGCCCTTTCTTCCGCTCCTATTTTAACTACAGGAGCAGCTCCACAATCCACATTATGCTCGAACTGCCTAAACAAGTTTCAATCTTCCTGCCAGCTGCAGCCTACTTCCCCAAGACTTTGTGATGTATCTATTGGGTTGGAGAACTTGACTACATCCTCTCAGCTTTCCACAGGCTATCCACTTGGTCCAAGTCAAAAA CCTCTGTTCGTTGGTCCTCTGCACCCAGGAATGACTCCAAATGTTGGAGAAACACTTCCTACAGCCATCTCTTCTCATCCAGCAACAG TTGAAAGTGCTGCTGAAGAAGCCATGGATAGCAAGCATGATGATAAGGATGTTGATGCCATAATGCCCAAGCTCCAACGTTCTGATTACTACACAGTTCCTCCTATCCAGGAATTAATATCAAAGGAGAAGGAAGAACCTGGTTTCTGTAGCCACGTGACGGACTTTGTGGTAGGAAGACATGGCTATGGAAGCATCAAGTTCTTGGGAGAAACAGATGTCCGGAAGCTTGATCTTGATTCTGCTGTCCATTTTAACTGTCGTGAGGTGATCATCTATATGGACGAGAGCAAGAAACCTCCAGTTGGACAAGGCCTCAACAAGTCAGCTGAGATAACTCTCCTTAATGTCAGATGCATCAACAAATCGAACGGGAAGGAGTACACAGATGGACCAATGATTAACAAGTACAGAGATATGCTTATTAAGAAAGCAGGAGTGCATGGTGCAGAATTTGTTTCTTATGATCCAGTAAAAGGGGAGTGGGCATTTGAAGTGTCACACTTTTAG
- the LOC107774146 gene encoding uncharacterized protein LOC107774146 isoform X4, producing the protein MSLFSAPSSSPSFSSSNLFENRAFGATSSAVFAQPIGSSVSFGGTTASSATNSATAFQTQDKSLGSSSTLPTFGKKYEGNGVSNESLLWSRDASVSAPAFGVTSNSHFGMSSTPTFGSCSFDKPAVSTSGISGFGGLLVPRPFNESTVEHFGTSSTPRFGSYSFGQPAVSMSASNPLFSSSNMFGSTPEIGQTRPLFGDRAFGETSSASSVFAQPIGSAVSFNGTTTFNAANNATAFQTQDRSLGSSTLSTFGKKYEGNGVANKPLLWSRDASVSAPAFGVASNSHFGMSSTSAFGSYSFVQPAVSTSGISGFGGLVIPRPFDQPAAFVSGKESTAPLLKSFSFGKAAFGFNQKGSRIASYIATPEKDSTRPGETIQSICGMHTYKDKSQEELRFEDYQLGTSGFGVIDNSRTFQSPVFNQSTFDHPNPFAVEREPSSGRCPNPFAVKREPSYCHPPNPFVVKREPFDFHPPNPFGVKREPSYCHCPNPFVVEREPFDFHPPNPFAVKREPSYCHCSNPFAMERETFDFHPPNPFAVKREPSYCHCPNQFAMKREPSYCHCPNPFVMKRAEFDSLSKEKSITTPTGTGTRVASYAATREVEGQYLNFLSISAMPMYSNKSHEELRLEDYESANKGAASISQSKPLESSSGSTASNVSFSPWIHLSPFAAPLKPDSSSPITSALSSAPILTTGAAPQSTLCSNCLNKFQSSCQLQPTSPRLCDVSIGLENLTTSSQLSTGYPLGPSQKPLFVGPLHPGMTPNVGETLPTAISSHPATENVGMHDGVKVNDSCGKPNLAPEEMHYDNSRKLKPCFQVSVESAAEEAMDSKHDDKDVDAIMPKLQRSDYYTVPPIQELISKEKEEPGFCSHVTDFVVGRHGYGSIKFLGETDVRKLDLDSAVHFNCREVIIYMDESKKPPVGQGLNKSAEITLLNVRCINKSNGKEYTDGPMINKYRDMLIKKAGVHGAEFVSYDPVKGEWAFEVSHF; encoded by the exons ATGTCGTTGTTTTCCGCCCCAT CTTCAAGTCCGTCATTTAGTAGTAGCAATCTGTTTGAAAATAGAGCATTTGGAGCAACCTCATCAGCAGTATTTGCTCAACCTATTGGAAGTTCAGTGTCTTTTGGCG GAACCACAGCCTCTAGTGCAACAAATAGTGCTACAGCTTTTCAAACACAAGACAAATCTCTGGGCTCGTCGTCCACTTTACCAACATTTGGAAAGAAATATGAAGGTAATGGTGTGTCCAATGAATCTTTGTTGTGGTCCAGGGATGCCAGTGTTTCAGCTCCGGCATTTGGTGTTACAAGCAACTCACACTTTGGCATGTCAAGCACTCCCACATTTGGTTCCTGCTCCTTTGACAAGCCAGCAGTATCCACGTCAG GCATATCTGGATTTGGTGGCCTCCTCGTACCAAGGCCTTTTAACGAATCAACAGTCGAGCACTTTGGTACGTCAAGCACTCCAAGATTTGGTTCCTACTCCTTTGGCCAGCCAGCAGTATCCATGTCAG CTTCAAATCCGTTATTTAGCAGCAGCAATATGTTTGGTTCTACACCCGAAATTGGACAGACTAGACCACTGTTTGGAGATAGAGCATTTGGAGAAACCTCATCAGCATCATCCGTATTTGCTCAACCTATTGGAAGTGCAGTGTCTTTCAATG GAACCACAACATTTAATGCAGCAAACAATGCTACAGCTTTTCAAACGCAAGACAGATCTCTTGGCTCGTCCACTTTATCAACATTTGGAAAGAAATATGAAGGTAATGGTGTGGCCAATAAACCTCTGTTGTGGTCCAGGGATGCCAGTGTTTCAGCTCCTGCATTTGGTGTTGCAAGCAACTCACACTTTGGCATGTCAAGCACTTCCGCATTTGGTTCCTACTCCTTCGTCCAGCCAGCAGTATCCACATCAG GCATATCTGGATTTGGTGGCCTCGTCATACCAAGGCCTTTTGACCAGCCAGCAGCATTTGTCTCAG GTAAAGAAAGTACAGCACCATTGCTCAAGAGCTTTAGTTTTGGAAAGGCAGCATTTGGTTTCAATCAGAAAGGAAGTAGAATAGCATCATACATCGCAACTCCAGAGAAAGATAGCACAAGACCAGGTGAAACAATTCAGTCCATTTGTGGCATGCACACTTATAAAGATAAAAGCCAGGAGGAGTTGCGGTTTGAGGACTATCAGTTAG GCACATCTGGATTTGGTGTCATTGACAACTCAAGGACTTTTCAATCACCAGTATTTAACCAATCAACTTTTGATCATCCAAATCCATTTGCCGTGGAAAGAGAACCTTCTTCTGGCCGTTGTCCAAATCCATTTGCCGTGAAAAGAGAACCTTCTTATTGTCATCCTCCAAATCCATTTGTCGTGAAAAGAGAACCTTTTGATTTTCATCCTCCAAATCCATTTGGCGTGAAAAGAGAACCTTCTTATTGTCATTGTCCAAATCCATTTGTCGTGGAAAGAGAACCTTTTGATTTTCATCCTCCCAATCCATTTGCTGTGAAAAGAGAACCTTCTTATTGTCATTGTTCAAATCCATTTGCCATGGAAAGAGAAACTTTTGATTTTCATCCTCCAAATCCATTTGCCGTGAAAAGAGAACCTTCTTATTGTCACTGTCCAAATCAATTTGCCATGAAAAGAGAACCTTCTTATTGTCACTGTCCTAATCCATTTGTCATGAAAAGAGCAGAGTTTGATTCTCTATCAAAAGAGAAGTCTATCACCACTCCAACTGGCACTGGAACTAGAGTGGCATCTTATGCTGCAACTAGAGAAGTGGAAGGACAATATTTAAACTTTTTGTCAATCTCTGCTATGCCAATGTATTCTAATAAAAGCCACGAGGAGTTGAGGTTAGAGGACTATGAATCTGCAAACAAAG GGGCTGCATCAATTTCACAAAGTAAACCATTGGAGTCTTCATCAGGATCTACTGCCTCAAATGTATCTTTTTCTCCATGGATCCATTTAAGTCCATTTGCTGCACCTTTGAAACCAGATTCTAGCTCTCCGATTACCTCTGCCCTTTCTTCCGCTCCTATTTTAACTACAGGAGCAGCTCCACAATCCACATTATGCTCGAACTGCCTAAACAAGTTTCAATCTTCCTGCCAGCTGCAGCCTACTTCCCCAAGACTTTGTGATGTATCTATTGGGTTGGAGAACTTGACTACATCCTCTCAGCTTTCCACAGGCTATCCACTTGGTCCAAGTCAAAAA CCTCTGTTCGTTGGTCCTCTGCACCCAGGAATGACTCCAAATGTTGGAGAAACACTTCCTACAGCCATCTCTTCTCATCCAGCAACAG AAAACGTAGGGATGCATGATGGAGTCAAAGTTAATGACAGTTGTGGCAAGCCCAACTTAGCGCCTGAAGAGATGCATTATGATAATTCTAGAAAGCTGAAACCTTGTTTTCAAGTTTCAGTTGAAAGTGCTGCTGAAGAAGCCATGGATAGCAAGCATGATGATAAGGATGTTGATGCCATAATGCCCAAGCTCCAACGTTCTGATTACTACACAGTTCCTCCTATCCAGGAATTAATATCAAAGGAGAAGGAAGAACCTGGTTTCTGTAGCCACGTGACGGACTTTGTGGTAGGAAGACATGGCTATGGAAGCATCAAGTTCTTGGGAGAAACAGATGTCCGGAAGCTTGATCTTGATTCTGCTGTCCATTTTAACTGTCGTGAGGTGATCATCTATATGGACGAGAGCAAGAAACCTCCAGTTGGACAAGGCCTCAACAAGTCAGCTGAGATAACTCTCCTTAATGTCAGATGCATCAACAAATCGAACGGGAAGGAGTACACAGATGGACCAATGATTAACAAGTACAGAGATATGCTTATTAAGAAAGCAGGAGTGCATGGTGCAGAATTTGTTTCTTATGATCCAGTAAAAGGGGAGTGGGCATTTGAAGTGTCACACTTTTAG